Sequence from the Magallana gigas chromosome 4, xbMagGiga1.1, whole genome shotgun sequence genome:
TCGACTGCATAATTcgtattaatatttttgtatcaaaatgGCAAATTGTATCAAAATGGCAAATAACAAGATTAAAATCCAGGTTAAGCAATAAAGTCAACCTTTCTATTTGTAGGAATATTTTCACTCTTGTACTGTAAATAAATTATGACAGAAAGTGTCTGGACACAATGAGAGATCATCACATTTCATTTTACAAACCTCATCCTCTATGATGGGTGGACCAGTGTTGAATATGTCTACAGGGGGCACATCCACGGGCATCTGGGTGTGAACTGTCTGCTTCTCTCCCTCATTTGGCCTCTCAGCTGGAGAGAAATAAAAGGCTAATATCAAatgcgaaaaaaaaaaccaagttaAGGAGTATCCAATCTacataaattacataaaaataccTGGAATTGGTTGATATTTATACAACTTTTGAAGGCGTTCCATTCCTTCTTCCCAGCATCCTTTGCTGGCCAGCAGTTCCTGTTTGATTTGGTCCAGTAGACTGTCCATTGGTTGACTGCTGGTCAGCTTGTCCGAAGTATTTATGTCTTGATTGGGTGAATGTTTCAGAAGGACTGATAACTTTCTGACCCTGGAAAGCAAATAAACATATCATGATGTTTCCAGTTTGTAACTGCATTTACTAATGACCTTTTATTCAAATTCTTCccatgtcaaaatttaaaatcaaaggccggaacggccacaaaggcgtcgagctgacattttcttttatatagaatgatatcaataatttgaatttctgtactgtactaatagtcgtatatcaaataatattagaataaaaaaggaaatgaattaCGTTTTGTGctgtttcaaaaacaataatcaGTATATTTGgttataaaataggtagtgatgcgattataatacaataactcatcatggttacaaaaaatcgaagaaatttcaaagttccaaagaaatcattttctttctgctttaaaaagtcTTTCCACAATTTTCACAggctcataatttgaatacattaacagtgtgtccctaattataataataaaacatacttttatttatttcaattcccaaCAAGATTACCTTAtgctatggttgtttacaaacaaatccacaacacgtgctatctaaaaccaactgcattatcgtgtttattaattgcaaaaaaatctCTAGATAAGTTTAATGCTTACAATTATTTTGGAGAccatgcccgataacaaataaatttacatatcaaattttatttctatcgggcacggtctccagttaaaatgtaagcgataaacttaaataatattttagtgaatgtttacattgcaccctattgtattcatccgccatttcttgattaagcaaatttatactaatgcaatgagttgtcaataaccagggaggcaaagatggattttttgtacacaattaagttgcattaaaggaatacaaatcttgtaatacgtttaatacttcaaggaacttattttttatgcgcattaaaaaggcggtgcagtgcatgaatttttggacgattgccaatccagacgatcgctagaaggctgccgagcattagctcgacgccttaaaaaatTAGACACTGGAGAGCCAAAATTAATTGGTCATGGACAAGCAAATTCCTTCAACATAATCATATACTGTACTATAATAAATATGACCATCATAATTTTGCCCCAGAGTACCTTAATAAAGCTGCCTGTAGATGAAGGTCAAGGCTGTGAACTGCTATGTCAAGGTCATTCATTTTGCTGAGGTCTTGTTTTGGGGGTAGTGTTTCTGCGGGTGATGTCACACTGTTGTAATAGCCATACAGAGTCTCCAGCTCCTTAGTACTCTGCTGGTACCTCTCCTGTACACCCTGGGTCATCAGTGGATTACTGCCATGGGACTCTGTCAATCATCAAGGGAACCATTATATCGCTTCATGAAGAGAAGATTAGTGACTGGATGCTTATATTAACAAAACAAGGCTCTACTTGCATTAAGATTTCCTCAGTGCGTCAGTACTGCTTTagtcatatatgtacatgtaccggtatttgtGTATTGCATGTACCGTGTATATTTTATCTTCAGCTTAGGTTCAGTAAGAGACCAAAGCATAAAATAGCTCTACAGCCAGTTTGTAGTGTAGAACATTGACAAAAGTATCTTTTTTATGGATATTATGTAAGAACATCCTTTTGgtattaaaaatattgcaaataaactacatgccaataaattcaaatgaccagTATGTGTCAAAAATGCAATCAGATAATCAGAGAAATACAACTTTAAGATGACTGGAATCATTAGATACCTgataattgatacatgtaggaATGAAATGAGACTTACCGAGAGACTGAAGTACTCGGAGGACTACACTCCTACACAGTTCAGAATACTGCATCTTACAGACCTGGTTAACTccctataaaaaaaacaaaagagtGACATGTGTAATTACTTATTCCCAAACAGACTTGAGAGCCCAAAGTCCGACTTAAGATGGTGATGTAGATCGTCTAATACAGTTGTATTTTGGGGATtcgaaaaaaatttattgttaccTTTATGGCTGACACAGAGAACCCATCTGTGACATTCTCCAGTTCTTTCTGAGATTCTTGGTTGTCTCCCTTCACCTGTAGACAAGGACCATACTCCTCAAGGGAAATGTGGGCCAAGAAATTAATGGACTTGTCAGCTGATATAGGGCTCctgggtcaaaatttaaaatatataaaaaaaatatatttacattaagcAGAGAAAAAGCACTACCTATTCATTAGGCATAAGCATAACAGTTTCATTATGCTAGAGATTCTTGAAAAGGTTGTGTTTTTATCTGAAAGCATTTGTATTGGTTGTGCACAATACATATAAACTTCTcttaatatttacaaatttataaaactcaatcaattattgtaaaattttaattacaagTACTTTGTCATACTTAACAAAGCAATCTATTCACACGAGGCATGTGTATAGGTACATACAGTACCTGTATTACCCTGCCTATGTTGAAAATCTTTATTTTCTTGGCTGAGAGTAATACTTTTTCAGACAATGTTATGCTGACTACTAGGATTGATTAGTTCATAGTATTCTCTAATTATGAATTACCTGTATTGTAACTGACTTACTATCAATTCAATATATCTTTTACAAGTGATCACACACATAATAAGAAGGCTCATAACTGACATCTGATTGGCTTTCCAATGCCATGACAATGCCGATTTTAGCAAGGACCCAGCCCATACATCGTTATTTCTCTTTTACTCTTTTAAGCATCAACATAACTAGCATATACAGGGTATGCAATAAAAATTCAACCATATGGATTATTATCAGCTGTGGGTTCAGTCAGTTACTATAAAACACTTTCTAGCTCATTACAGTCCTCTATACCTTGCTATGAGCTGGCTTGTCCAGTCTTTAGTGGCTATCAAACAGTCTCTACACAGGATAAACAGCTGGGCTCTCAACTGTGGGCACTGCCTCTGATATCCCAGCATTCCATTTTGTTCTATTCGACTCAGTGGACTTTTATGGCTAACTCTGTCCCAGATCAAATCAAGCAGTATAGAATATGATAAAATGTATGCTTTTTACAGGATGTTAATCAAACATATCCATTACCCAGTAATCAAACCAAAAACAAGATAAGTTTTATTACATATGTATCAAGAAAGAATAGATTTACTCACATGGTAAATCCCCTCGCCACAAGCTCTGTCTCCTGAATAAGCCGTAAACATTTAGACGTCCATCTAAAGAAGTCCTCTCCAGCCCCTAACATCTCTGTTACTTCCTGTACAGAGCCCTCTAGTGACCATTTGTACCAGGCAAGGTACAAAGCCTTGCCGATCAAATAGAGGAAATACACGGCAGTTAATACTGACATAGCATCTGTCATCTGTTTGTATTTCCAAGGATAAGCTGGCCACATAAGTCTTCCATAGAAATACGATGTAAGGAGCGGGATACCAAACATAAGAATACTACAAAATGAGTATTGTTGCTTAGTGGAGCCAGTATTAGTCATCCAGTACTTGTGATCACTTGTTATTTGTCAAGATCATATTAAACCTGCTTTATTGAATTTGGCATACGGAGAACTTTTTTTCTACCATAATTCAAGAACTCATTTAGAAATGCTCTGCCTTTAAGTGCCTTAATAAagattatgtattaaatacccCCAGTACCTACATTTTGGAAACTAGGGCAGGGTCTTGTCTCCCTTGCAGGTACTCTGCCTGCCTCTGCCCAGAGAAATGTTTCAAGTAATTTTTATCCTCTTCCTCCAGCGCTTTGTGATGTAGTGACTTCTCCAGTATACAGTCTCTGTAGAACAATTTCtttaagcaaaaaatataaataaaatatatttataaacaaaaatttaaaagttttgattttcaactcttcttgaaaactttgaaaatagttATTTGATTATCATTACTGTTGTACAGTACAACAATGTACACAACAAGTGAAggtttacaagaaaaaaaaaaacaaattaagaacTACcggtaaacaaaatgttaaaacagCCAATATGGCCAACATAATATCTTGATCAACATAATTATACACcaacaatatttaattataatagtCTGTGGTAGATcaggatttcatttttatttattattagtaGTAGTCCGATCCCAAAGTGATTTAATTCTATTACTTTGGTAACGCCCACTTTATATGATAGCCAATAACTAACAGTTGTCTTTGTTCTATTTTCCGTATATAAAGTCGTGTAAGTCCTTATTTGACAAGGGAGATGGCTGGTTTTGCTAGCTACTTTTTCTCCAGATAGAGGGAGGGAGACAGATGGTTTCGCTAGATATATTTCTCCTGAGTCCCCTTCTCATCTGTCTCTTTAGGGTTGGGGGATTTTAAGTACTTGATATAGACTTGTTTGTTCtcattttgttataataaatttataaagggtTGCTAATCTTGGTTTTCATTAACTTTAAACTTAGTTTATTATATCTGGTTTATCTATATTGAGAGTAAAGTCGTTTTCGTATTTAGATATTAGTAAAGTTTATTTCTTAATGTAGAGGTCAAATTCAgtctcaaaacaaaaataaacacaatgcGAAGTACTGATAAAAACCTATACGGCACTGAACTGCTACAAGTCTATCAATATTTGACTTTGTGTATCCTTTGATTAATTCCAAtgtctgatacatgtacatctccTAAATTCACATTTTCAATGTTTGAAATACTGATTAACTATACTTACTATTTCATTCACTTCTGATTTCAAATGGATTAATCCCAGTAAAATGGAAACAATGCTTGAAAAACATCCTGCACATTTCGTAAACACACCTGAACCTGcctaaaaaatacaaaaagtttTGGGTACTTAAATTaccatgtaaagaaaaaaaaaacaaatatgggtaaaaaaagaaattccactCACCAAATCTTGCTGAGAAATATGGATTGTCCTCTTTTGTACATTGTCCTTTTCACTCGAGACTGTTTTCTCTGATGAAATGTTTTCTACTCCTGATTCGATTAAATGCTGATAAAGTGGGGAATTCTGGACAGAAAATAACATCCATTTACAGCCTTGTATTGTTGAATTAACATAATAAAGGTATTgaacatttattcatttatggCATCCATTtggatataaacattttttattctataataCATATTCATGATTTCTCATGACTGTCCAGTAACATTGAACAACCATACAAGCATTCAAGCCTGGGGTATTTAGTGCTggagatattttaaaaagaccCCTGGCAACATTTATAAAAGGCCCCACTTTCCTAAATGAATGTGTCCATTTACTTCATTATCCTTAACCCATTAAGAGTAAAGTATGCAGCACATCTTACTCATGAATCCAGAGGAGTCTGACATTTGTAAGACATCAATGGACATTGTTGCAATTTAAAATCCCAGGGGGTTGAATTTTGACGAACGTGAAATCGAAAAATAGTACATTCATCAAAGCAAATCTGAACAGAAAAAAGGATAAGATAACTATTTTCTTGCTATGAAATACAACCGAACAGTTTAGATATGAAGATAATACCTCAAAGAGAACATCTTCATCACTGGCATCAGTATCACACTCCATGATATTTTTATTCGATGTTGATCTTGAGCTAAATTCCCTGTTTGTTTTCACTCATCAAGAAGCGTTTCCTCGAATAAGAtgtggaaaaataaaaattaaagtgaGACTCGGTAGAAAACATTTTACCGGAACCTactctactttcactttctctAGTGTAAACCAGATTACTTCcttcaaaatgttttgatatttggGTGGAAGAAAGGTTAGACAGATTTCATAGGTTTTTTAACgatgtttctttattttgttactTTTGAGTTTTAGTTTGCAAAAATGATATGTAACTGTTATGGTTTTTTCAGTCACACAATTCATTTCAAGCACTAACGTTATAACCAGATAACAGTTGTACAGTAagctttttttaatgaatatacaGGTCCCTGAATAATTATAGttaaaatattgacagatgCATGTACACTTCTTTATTCTGAAtgcaaataaatgcaaaatGGTTGTTAGAATCTTCacctgtattttaatttttagccGAGAAGAAAGTCTGAAGATCTGAATGTGATGGCGAATCCTGTGAATATTTCCCAGGAGAGATGGAATTCAGAGACATATTTAACAATTCCTAAGGAAAAAGGCTGCCTCTGTAGACCAGTTATTATCGACATCAGGAAGacatattttggaatttttcctAAAGAGCGTGACTCGGCATCTCGAGATGTGGATCTCCTAAAGAGGACTTTTAAACAGCTGGGTTTCCTGGAGCCTCACATTATCAGCACACTTGACCCAGATTCTGATAAATATGATCATCCTTTATATTCAGTGGAAAATCTTAAAAGGAAGTTGGTCAGCATAGGTAAAATtagtttttctttcttaaatcaTTGCATGCTTTTATTTCTATCAATGGGACTAGCTTATACATGCATGAATGTATAGAACTCAAAATGGTATTgcaataaacaataattatatttacaatatttctaTTAATGAACTGCGATACGTTGGTTGCCATTTTGATTGCGCAGCCCAATTATACTTTTCctcttatactttttaaaattttttccaGCAAGAAGTCCAGAGTTTACCAGTGATGCAGAAATATTTCTCCTTGTTGTTTTAGCTTTTGGGGAAtatggatatttttatttacccaATTATCCAATCAGCAATTTTCAGCAGAGAGAACCAATACCAGCCAAATTTTCCACAACTCTCTTGATGTCACATTTTAATGGAAACAACTGCCGTAATTTGGCTCTGAAACCCAAAATATTTCTTGTCcaggtataagaaaatacatgtaaattaatcaTAAGAAATTgactaaatcatttatttaacatGTCATTGATCAGTTTTCAAcaagctaatttttttttgtaagttcAAAATCAACAggacatatttttttcactgacCTACtgcatgtgtacatgtatttcaatatacATAGTGTATACAgttatacattacatgtattgtgaAGCCTCAATACTGTATAGATTCTTAATTAGACGTGAAGAATTAATATCAGTGTAAAATCACAAGATGCAACCctcgcaaattttaaaatctcactattatttttttagagttgagaactataagaaataaggagaaaaaaTTGGCTTTCTCGtttttatattcttgcaatttgatGTGTGTACTGCCTTTCCTAAATATTGCACAAATATTGACCTGTTTCCTGATGTAGGCTCCCAAATGATTACCCTGCAGTTGCTTCCACCTTAATCTATCCCAGCTACTCCCACACTGCACAGAGCTGAA
This genomic interval carries:
- the LOC105327440 gene encoding vezatin isoform X2 — translated: MFGIPLLTSYFYGRLMWPAYPWKYKQMTDAMSVLTAVYFLYLIGKALYLAWYKWSLEGSVQEVTEMLGAGEDFFRWTSKCLRLIQETELVARGFTIVSHKSPLSRIEQNGMLGYQRQCPQLRAQLFILCRDCLIATKDWTSQLIARSPISADKSINFLAHISLEEYGPCLQVKGDNQESQKELENVTDGFSVSAIKGVNQVCKMQYSELCRSVVLRVLQSLESHGSNPLMTQGVQERYQQSTKELETLYGYYNSVTSPAETLPPKQDLSKMNDLDIAVHSLDLHLQAALLRVRKLSVLLKHSPNQDINTSDKLTSSQPMDSLLDQIKQELLASKGCWEEGMERLQKLYKYQPIPAERPNEGEKQTVHTQMPVDVPPVDIFNTGPPIIEDEVFEAYIDEEVDADPDYSWDEYLTPEEKERKKREKQEALRLLTELKSVISVRAEEMGRRERIAQERKYGPVSPETSGDRKLESSVGREDCHQETRSTPEDYPKRLCKSEQESVCLENKKKEIDTDNDLNGDNYNRTTPEQFKSGSDNSNPESGQKPDPEGDNQSEGRLFTTGSEEDSVDCSLGNFPHSVPRDGILPVHSPSFQFSSNLAAMAVARSREFGLTEDTFGDSESDSDQSEDQTIEG
- the LOC105327440 gene encoding vezatin isoform X1; this encodes MECDTDASDEDVLFENSPLYQHLIESGVENISSEKTVSSEKDNVQKRTIHISQQDLAGSGVFTKCAGCFSSIVSILLGLIHLKSEVNEIKLFYRDCILEKSLHHKALEEEDKNYLKHFSGQRQAEYLQGRQDPALVSKIILMFGIPLLTSYFYGRLMWPAYPWKYKQMTDAMSVLTAVYFLYLIGKALYLAWYKWSLEGSVQEVTEMLGAGEDFFRWTSKCLRLIQETELVARGFTIVSHKSPLSRIEQNGMLGYQRQCPQLRAQLFILCRDCLIATKDWTSQLIARSPISADKSINFLAHISLEEYGPCLQVKGDNQESQKELENVTDGFSVSAIKGVNQVCKMQYSELCRSVVLRVLQSLESHGSNPLMTQGVQERYQQSTKELETLYGYYNSVTSPAETLPPKQDLSKMNDLDIAVHSLDLHLQAALLRVRKLSVLLKHSPNQDINTSDKLTSSQPMDSLLDQIKQELLASKGCWEEGMERLQKLYKYQPIPAERPNEGEKQTVHTQMPVDVPPVDIFNTGPPIIEDEVFEAYIDEEVDADPDYSWDEYLTPEEKERKKREKQEALRLLTELKSVISVRAEEMGRRERIAQERKYGPVSPETSGDRKLESSVGREDCHQETRSTPEDYPKRLCKSEQESVCLENKKKEIDTDNDLNGDNYNRTTPEQFKSGSDNSNPESGQKPDPEGDNQSEGRLFTTGSEEDSVDCSLGNFPHSVPRDGILPVHSPSFQFSSNLAAMAVARSREFGLTEDTFGDSESDSDQSEDQTIEG
- the LOC109617035 gene encoding caspase-7 isoform X1; amino-acid sequence: MANPVNISQERWNSETYLTIPKEKGCLCRPVIIDIRKTYFGIFPKERDSASRDVDLLKRTFKQLGFLEPHIISTLDPDSDKYDHPLYSVENLKRKLVSIARSPEFTSDAEIFLLVVLAFGEYGYFYLPNYPISNFQQREPIPAKFSTTLLMSHFNGNNCRNLALKPKIFLVQTCNAQLAQKDRSLFMDGISPPPLATVPIEADLLLYHSEVSGGYTCKMKKETRESLGSVIDQGDRSEGGDERETQACQFVYTLYKEVEALAGQQKDFELTDLILGVNRSLMEFIDKEHYRSDEDNKPWTIEPMIPICVDQLTKRLVLRTNLG
- the LOC109617035 gene encoding caspase-7 isoform X2, whose amino-acid sequence is MANPVNISQERWNSETYLTIPKEKGCLCRPVIIDIRKTYFGIFPKERDSASRDVDLLKRTFKQLGFLEPHIISTLDPDSDKYDHPLYSVENLKRKLVSIAFGEYGYFYLPNYPISNFQQREPIPAKFSTTLLMSHFNGNNCRNLALKPKIFLVQTCNAQLAQKDRSLFMDGISPPPLATVPIEADLLLYHSEVSGGYTCKMKKETRESLGSVIDQGDRSEGGDERETQACQFVYTLYKEVEALAGQQKDFELTDLILGVNRSLMEFIDKEHYRSDEDNKPWTIEPMIPICVDQLTKRLVLRTNLG